From the Spirochaetota bacterium genome, the window CACGACGGCACTGGGACTTGACAGCGCACGATACTATCTCGCATCGCGTTTGGCAAAACAGCCGTCATTGCGGGCATATATCAGCGGCATGCCGGGAAGGAATATTGCGCGATATTATACGAGCGGGAAGGACGCCATCGCCGTTCTTTCAGGACAGACGAAAGAAGTGACGCTGTCGATAAAAGAACCGGGCGTATTCATCCATGACGGTACAGTACGAGAGATACGCGCCGGGGAAGAGCATATCCGTGTCGCGCGATGGTGCGCCTTCCGCGCAGGGGACGATGCCGCCGTGCTGAAAGACAGCCTCTCCCTCCCCGACTGTCTCTTTTCCATGCACGCCGTCGAGGGGAATTCCGGCTTCATACAATCACCAACAAGCGCGGTGGAAAAACCGGAATATTCGGGAAATCCCCCCATTGATTTCGCGGGAAAGAAAGCCGACGGCATATGGCTTGTGCCGCTTCATTTCGGCGCCGCGGTGTCATCGTTCCTTTTCAAGACGGGGCGTGATGGGCGGCTCGACCTGTCGCTTGAACTATGCCTCGCGCGTGAGAAGGGCATATCCGGCATCACATACGAGGTTTTCGTTGACGGTGAACGGACGGCGAACGGCGCGAAAAGATCATCGGGATGGGAGCGCCTTACGATATCGCAAACCGCAGTGAAGGCGGGATATCATCTTGTGGAGATCATTGTCGATGCCGACGGTCCGTGGAACGCTGATATCGCTTTCGTATCGGGGCAGCTTTCGCTGCGATAATGCAAAGAAAAAAAGCATCAGCGCAAGTCAAAAATCGTGAATAAATAATATTATCTCCTCACTTTCAGGATAATTTTTTCATTTAAACCTATTGACTTTTACGCTAATATGTATTACTATATACTAGTAATAAGTTATACTACATACAAGATATGCGGTAAATCATAAATTAAGGAGCGATCACCCTGAAAAATATTACAGAAATGCTCAAAGGCGTACTGGAGGGTTGTGTGCTCGAGATCATCAGCCACGAGGAAATCTACGGCTATGAGATCACTCGTCGGCTGAAAGCCCTTGGATTTTCGGACGTTGTGGAGGGAACAGTCTATACCATCCTGGTACGTCTTGAGAAAAACGAACTTGTGAACATAGAAAAAAAGCCGTCCGATGCGGGCCCACCACGCAAATGTTATACGCTCAACGCTGCGGGTCGGGAGGAACTGCGACGCTTCTGGGAGAAATGGGAGTTCGTATCATCAAAAATGAATGCGCTGAAGGAGAAGACAAAATGAATTTTTGGGAAAAGATCACCGGCAGCGACATGAGAAAAGAGTTGAAAACTTTTGACTCGCGAGTCAAAAAGCTGCCGGCTGCCTATCAAGCAGCATGGGAAAACATTATTGCCAATCTTTGGCCGCATGCAGATTTCACTGGTCGCAACCTGATACCAATTCTTGACGGTGTACTTGGTTTGCTTGAAGAATCAGCTTCGGACG encodes:
- a CDS encoding DUF1048 domain-containing protein → MNFWEKITGSDMRKELKTFDSRVKKLPAAYQAAWENIIANLWPHADFTGRNLIPILDGVLGLLEESASDGQRVQEVLNDDIKGFCSALAGEEGAKSFRDKWREQLNNNISKILGKAGK
- a CDS encoding PadR family transcriptional regulator translates to MKNITEMLKGVLEGCVLEIISHEEIYGYEITRRLKALGFSDVVEGTVYTILVRLEKNELVNIEKKPSDAGPPRKCYTLNAAGREELRRFWEKWEFVSSKMNALKEKTK